TGCGTGGCGCTGAAACGTGGATGGCGGCGCAGGCCAAAGTGGTCATCGCCTATGATCGCGCCTTCTGGCGCGAGGCCGGTCATTCCGGCAACGCCTTCGTAACCCACGAGCAGGCGGTGCTGGGCGAGATCTTCGACGCCTGCGATGGCGATCCGGCGAAGGCTGCGCTGGGAGGATTTCTCGCATTGTCGCCGGAGCTGCGCGCAAGCTTCAGCGCGGGCCTGCCGATGCTGATGGACAATCAAATGGCGCAGGTCTTTGGCGCAACTCTCGAACATGGCGAGCAGTATTTTCAGGATTGGGCGACGGAGCTCCATACATGCAGCGCGCTCGACCGGACGTCCGCGCGGACCGAACACGCCGGCGCCGCCAATCCGATGCTGCGCCGGGCGCATTGGAATGGAACATTGTATCTCGGCGGGTCGGAAACCGCGGCGCGCGGCGCCGGCTATCTGGAAGGTGCGCTCGAGGCAGCGCGGCGGATTGATCTCGCGCTCGAGCGCAAATCGGCCGAGGAGGGGGGCAGCGGATCGCATTCCCGTGCTGCCGGCGATGCCGCCGCCCCGATCAATGCTGCGAGCCTCGCGCGCTTCCGCGCCTGGGTTGCCGCGCAGCAAGATGCGGCGTTCGACGGCTACCGCCACCGGCTCAATCGCAGCCTCGCGGCCCAGCAGCGCGAGCAACTCACGCAGCGGGCCATCCTGGAGTCGATGGAAGAGGTCTTCGATCGCGCGCTCGCGGTGCTGGACGGTCTCGACTTCGACGTCGGCGCGGTCACGGTCGAGCACGGCCGCTCGTCGCTAACACCGGGCGTGCAGCAGCCGTTCGGCGACCTGATGCGCTCGGTTCTCGACGACGTCATCGCCTTCAATCGAACGTCCTGCGCGCTGTCGAACTTCCCGGACGAGCATCATTTGTCCAGGGAATATCGGCAGGTGATTCTCCGCGACATCGCCGCCGCATGGCTGGAATTTTCGCTGGCCGCCAACCGCCTGTTGCTGGCCAAGACGGATGCGCGCGACCGCCGCTTGCAGGCAGCAGGATTAACAGGCGTTTCATCATGAACGAGGACAAGATGACGGCTGATTTGGCCTATGCGATCTGCAGGATGAGCGATATCCCCAGCCAGCAGGCGAGGGGCTTTCAGCTGATGATCGTCGGGGACGATGGTGCGAAGCGGCCCTGGCCGATCCTCGTGGTTCGATGGGGCCGTCAGGTCTTCGGTTACGTCAACAAATGCCCGCATGACGGGGTCAATCTGGACTGGGAACGCAATCAGTTCATGGATCCGAACGGCATCCGTCTGATGTGCGGCAAGCACGGATCGTTGTTCGAACTCGGCACCGGCATCTGCGTGGACGGCCCCTGCAAGGGCCGTGGCCTGACACCGGTGGCACTGACCGTGCTGGATGACGACATCTGCGTGACAGGCGTGACGCTGGTCGAGGATGAAGAGGTCCTTCCCGACGACGAAGCGTGATCCCGGCTCGACCGCTCAGACGGGACGATTTTCGTTCCGGTTCTTCACCGGCTCCATCCGCGCCAGGCCTTCCTCGAAGCTGATGACGTCGTATTTGCCATCGAAGCCCGTCGCGGCGTCGAGCAGGTAGTCGAGCTTGCCGGCGGTATCGAGCTTCTTGACGTCGTTCTTGTCGATGCTCATCAGGTCCATCATCTCCTTCCAGACCGTGGATTCATCGCAAGGCAGGACATGGAAGGCGATGCCCCGAAGGGTAACGCGGTATTTCGCCAGAAGATCGATGTTGTTGCAGAACATGAAGTAGGTCCCGTTCGGGCTCAACAGGCCGTCCAGCACCTCGGACGCCACGTCCAGATAGGCAAAGGAGTGGATGTATCCCGCCAGGATCGGAATGGTGCTTTCGCCCTCCTGCGCGATGGTGAGAACCTGCTCGATCGAGAATTCCGGCGGGCGCTTTTCGTCGGCTACCTGGGCCTGGAACTTGAGCGCGATATCGCCCCGGAAGCCAAATCGGCCCGGCTTCTTCGTCGGGCTCTTGAGCACGGCGTTGAGCAGGCGTCCCTCCCGATCGAGCCGGCCGAGGGCAGTCTTCTCGATTGTCATCGGCGCGGTCATCTCGATCGTGGTCATGTGACATTCTCCGGTGTCAGACAAATCAGCGCCGCGTCGGCGCCGGTCTGACCCGTTATGCAAATTGTCTGCCGGTTCGCGTGGCGCGACTTCAACTCGTCGAAAGTGCCGATCGCCGGCCATTCCCTTCTTCCCGCGGCCATTCCGGCTTCCGCCCGAGCCCTCGTGACAGCGATCCGGCGGCGCAAAGCCGCCCTGTCGGAAACCTGACACGCGTCGCAAAGGCGACAGGTGATTGGCTGAAAAGCCCATCTTATCAAAGAATTGCGACGTGGCATGAGACTTGCCAATTCCTTTCTCAAGGGTCCTAGCAATGAGGGCGAGCAATGATCAATCTGACCGATAGTGCGCTGAACGCGGTACGCAACGCGATTTCCACGGCAAACAAGCCGGTCGACGGCCTGCGCATCATGGTCGAGGCGGGCGGCTGCGCCGGCTACAAATACATGCTGGGTCTGGTCGACGTGGTCGACCCCGACGACACCGTGATCGAGCGCGACGGCGTGCGCGTCTTCGTCGACAACAAGAGCCACGAATATCTTGCGGGTACGACGATCGACTTCGTGATCGCGCTCGAGGGGTCGGGCTTCACCTTCGAAAACCCGAACGCGAAGAACAGCTGCTCCTGCGGAAAATCGTTCGGTTGAGTCAACCGGCCGGAGCCGGCCGCGCCATGGAAAGAAATCAAGATCATGCTGATTGAAACCGAACATCTGAAGCATCTGCCGAGCGCGGACGCCGATCGCGCGGAGATCATCAAGGCGGTAATCGAGGAGATCCGCCCGAACCTGCAGCGGGACGGCGGCGACTGCCAGCTGATCGAGATCGACGGCAACAAGATCATGGTCAAGCTCACCGGCGCCTGCGTGTTCTGCAAGCTGAGCAGCGCCACGCTGGAAGGCATCCAGGCCCGCCTGGTCGAAAAGCTCGGCGAGTTCGTGCGTCTTATTCCCGTTGCCGGAGCTGCCAAGGCGCGGCATTGAAAGAGGCGTTCCGTGCGGCCGATCTATCTCGACAACAATGCGACGACGCGCGCGGATCCTGCCGTCGTCGCAGCCATGCTGCCGTATTTCTCGGAGCAGTTCGGAAATGCCTCGTCGGCGCACGCCTTCGGCAGTGAGGTGGCGGGGGCGGTGAAGCAGGCGCGCAAGAGCTTGCAGGCGCTGCTCGGTTCGGCCTTCGACCACGAAATCGTATTCACTTCTGGCGGTACCGAATCCGACAACGCCGCCATTCTGTCGGCCCTCGACAATCAGGACCGCCGTGACGAGATCGTCACGACCGCCGTCGAGCATCCTGCCATCCTGTCGCTGGTGGAATACCTCGCGGCGTCGCGCGGCATCAAAGCGCATTTCGTCGGGGTCGATTCGCGGGGTCGGCTGGATATCGAAGCCTATCGGCGCGCGCTCGGCCCGCGCACCGCGATCGCCTCGGTGATGTGGGCGAACAACGAGACCGGAGCGCTGTTCCCGGTCGAGCGGCTGGCCGTCATGGCACATGAGGCCGGCGCGCTGTTCCATACCGACGCCGTCCAGGCGGTCGGCAAGGTCCCGCTCGATCTGAAGGCGACCGCGATCGACATGCTGTCGTTGTCGGGACACAAGCTGCACGGACCCAAGGGCATCGGGGCGCTATACCTGCGCAAAGGTACGAAATTCAATCCGCTGATTCGTGGCGGACCCCAGGAGCGGCGGCGGCGCGGCGGCACGGAGAATGTACCGGCCATCGTTGGATTGGGAAAAGCAGCCGAGCTGGCGCTGACACAGATGCAGGACGAGCAGGCCGGCGTTCGTGCCCTGCGCGACCGTCTTGAATACGGCATCCTCAAGCTCGGCAATTGTTCGGTACTGGGGGACGCGGACAACAGACTTCCCAATACCTCCAATATCGCCTTCGAGCATCTCGAAGGCGAAGCCATCCTTCATCATTTGAACCGGGCGGGCATCGCAGCTTCGCTGGGCTCGGCCTGCGCCTCCGGTTCGATGGAGCCGTCGCACGTGCTGCGCGCGATGAATGTGCCGATGGCGGCACTGCGCGGCGCTATCCGGTTTTCACTGTCGCGCGACAATACGATCGATGACGTCGTCTGCGTATTGAATTTGCTGCCGGAGATCATTGCCAGGCTGAGGGCGTCGTCGCCGTCATGGCAGGAGCGCGCACATATCACGGCGAATCCATCCCGGTCCACGGAGCTGACCTCATGAAAGTTATGATTCGCCGTTCTCCTGAGACGGGGCTTTCGATCTACGTACCGAAAAAGGATCTCGAGGAGCCGATCGTCGAGTCCGAACACGAATCGCTGTGGGGCGGCTGGATCCGCATCGCCAACGGCTGGGTACTCGATCTGCCGGAAATGGCGGTGGGCACCTCGCTTCCCATCACGGTCAATGCCCGCAAACGCGGCCAGGAAAGTGAAGACTGATGAACGCCCCGATACCGTCGATTGATTTCCTGAAGCACGCCGACGCCGAGGCGACGCTGGCCGAGGTTGCTGCGGGACTGCGCGCAGGCACGGTCA
The genomic region above belongs to Bradyrhizobium sediminis and contains:
- a CDS encoding Rieske (2Fe-2S) protein, with the translated sequence MTADLAYAICRMSDIPSQQARGFQLMIVGDDGAKRPWPILVVRWGRQVFGYVNKCPHDGVNLDWERNQFMDPNGIRLMCGKHGSLFELGTGICVDGPCKGRGLTPVALTVLDDDICVTGVTLVEDEEVLPDDEA
- the nifS gene encoding cysteine desulfurase NifS produces the protein MRPIYLDNNATTRADPAVVAAMLPYFSEQFGNASSAHAFGSEVAGAVKQARKSLQALLGSAFDHEIVFTSGGTESDNAAILSALDNQDRRDEIVTTAVEHPAILSLVEYLAASRGIKAHFVGVDSRGRLDIEAYRRALGPRTAIASVMWANNETGALFPVERLAVMAHEAGALFHTDAVQAVGKVPLDLKATAIDMLSLSGHKLHGPKGIGALYLRKGTKFNPLIRGGPQERRRRGGTENVPAIVGLGKAAELALTQMQDEQAGVRALRDRLEYGILKLGNCSVLGDADNRLPNTSNIAFEHLEGEAILHHLNRAGIAASLGSACASGSMEPSHVLRAMNVPMAALRGAIRFSLSRDNTIDDVVCVLNLLPEIIARLRASSPSWQERAHITANPSRSTELTS
- a CDS encoding iron-sulfur cluster assembly accessory protein, giving the protein MINLTDSALNAVRNAISTANKPVDGLRIMVEAGGCAGYKYMLGLVDVVDPDDTVIERDGVRVFVDNKSHEYLAGTTIDFVIALEGSGFTFENPNAKNSCSCGKSFG
- a CDS encoding NifU family protein, whose amino-acid sequence is MLIETEHLKHLPSADADRAEIIKAVIEEIRPNLQRDGGDCQLIEIDGNKIMVKLTGACVFCKLSSATLEGIQARLVEKLGEFVRLIPVAGAAKARH
- a CDS encoding flavin monoamine oxidase family protein; the encoded protein is MLDTAIIGGGLCGLVLARNLCRQGRAVGLFEARKRLGGRILSATSAGSGLAMDLGPTWFWPDTQPLIKSIVAELGLPDIAQHDDGSVLHLKDPDQAPERIDGKIIHQGARRLRGGMAQLVDALAAGLPQGLTHLDHVLTSVRDREDHVALTFAAGDGIVEITARHVVLALPPRLLEQQVRFEPDLDEATREAMRGAETWMAAQAKVVIAYDRAFWREAGHSGNAFVTHEQAVLGEIFDACDGDPAKAALGGFLALSPELRASFSAGLPMLMDNQMAQVFGATLEHGEQYFQDWATELHTCSALDRTSARTEHAGAANPMLRRAHWNGTLYLGGSETAARGAGYLEGALEAARRIDLALERKSAEEGGSGSHSRAAGDAAAPINAASLARFRAWVAAQQDAAFDGYRHRLNRSLAAQQREQLTQRAILESMEEVFDRALAVLDGLDFDVGAVTVEHGRSSLTPGVQQPFGDLMRSVLDDVIAFNRTSCALSNFPDEHHLSREYRQVILRDIAAAWLEFSLAANRLLLAKTDARDRRLQAAGLTGVSS
- the nifT gene encoding putative nitrogen fixation protein NifT, yielding MKVMIRRSPETGLSIYVPKKDLEEPIVESEHESLWGGWIRIANGWVLDLPEMAVGTSLPITVNARKRGQESED